One segment of Struthio camelus isolate bStrCam1 chromosome 27, bStrCam1.hap1, whole genome shotgun sequence DNA contains the following:
- the TCF7L1 gene encoding transcription factor 7-like 1 isoform X3 gives MPQLEAAAGDDLGAPDELIAFQDEGEEQDKGAGRGSAHGDLDELKSSLVSETENRSGAGSGSDSEAERPPPQPRESFPKPRDYLAEVVRRQHDGGFFKGPPYPGYPFLMLPELGSPYLSNGALSPGGARTYLQMKWPLLDVPAGAALKDSRSPSPARLANKVPVVQHAHPMHPLTPLITYSNDRFSPGSPPAHLSPDIDPKTGIPRPPHPPELPPYYPLSPGAVGQIPHPLGWLVPQQGQPVYSIPPGGFRHPYPALAMNASMSSLMSSRFSPHVVPPPSHGLHPPGIPHPTIVSPVVKQEPAQPGASPGASAKSPAAGKKEEEKKPHIKKPLNAFMLYMKEMRAKVVAECTLKESAAINQILGRRWHSLSREEQAKYYELARKERQLHSQLYPTWSARDNYGKKKKRKREKLAQQQSHEAEGSPASRSKKPCGQYAPAEKPCASPASSHGSMLDSPATPSAALASPAAPAATHSEQAQPLSLTTKAEARAAQLAGHAAAFLAAKASVGLGGPASLLCRPSPPSPPAALQTQPLSLVTKPAD, from the exons ATGCCgcagctggaggcggcggcgggcgacgACCTGGGCGCCCCGGACGAGCTCATCGCTTTCCAGGACGAGGGCGAGGAGCAGGACAAGGGCGCCGGGCGCGGCTCGGCCCACGGCGACCTGGACGAGCTCAAGTCGTCGCTGGTCAGCGAGACCGAGAACCGCTCCggcgccggctccggctccgACTCCGAG GCGGAGCgaccccccccgcagccccgcgaAAGTTTCCCGAAGCCCCGCGATTACCTCGCCGAAG TGGTGCGACGGCAGCACGATGGGGGCTTTTTCAAGGGCCCCCCCTACCCCGGCTACCCCTTCCTGATGCTCCCCGAGCTGGGCAGCCCCTACCTCTCCAACGGCGCCCTGTCGCCCGGCGGCGCCCGCACC TACCTGCAGATGAAGTGGCCGCTGCTGGACgtgcccgccggcgccgcgctcaAGGACAGCCGGTCGCCCTCGCCGGCGCGCTTG GCCAACAAGGTGCCGGTGGTGCAGCACGCTCATCCCATGCACCCGCTGACGCCGCTCATCACCTACAGCAACGACCGCTTCTCGCCCGGCTCGCCGCCCGCGCACCTCTCGCCCGACATCGACCCCAAGACGG GTATCCCGCGGCCGCCTCACCCCCCCGAGCTGCCCCCTTACTACCCGCTGTCGCCGGGAGCCGTGGGCCAGATCCCGCACCCGCTCGGCTGGCTCGTGCCGca GCAAGGCCAGCCCGTGTACTCCATCCCTCCCGGCGGCTTTCGGCACCCCTACCCTGCCCTCGCCATGAACGCCTCCATGTCCAG CTTGATGTCGAGCCGCTTCTCGCCCCACGTGGTGCCGCCGCCGAGCCACGGGCTTCACCCGCCGGGCATCCCGCATCCCACCATCGTCTCGCCCGTCGTGAAGCAGGAGCCGGCTCAgcccggcgccagccccggcgccaGCGC GAAATCCCCGGCGgcggggaagaaggaggaggagaagaagcccCACATCAAGAAGCCGCTCAACGCCTTCATGCTCTACATGAAGGAGATGAGGGCCAAGGTGGTGGCCGAGTGCACGCTGAAGGAGAGCGCCGCCATCAACCAGATCCTGGGCCGGCGG TGGCACTCGCTGTCGCGGGAGGAGCAGGCCAAGTACTACGAGCTGGCGCGCAAGGAGCGGCAGCTGCACTCGCAGCTCTACCCGACCTGGTCCGCCCGCGACAACTAC GGCAAGAAGAAGAAGCGGAAGCGCGAGAAGCTGGCGCAGCAGCAAAGCCACGAGGCCGAGG GTTCGCCGGCCTCCAGGAGCAAGAAGCCGTGCGGGCAGTACGCGCCGGCCGAGAAGCCCTGCGCCAGCCCGGCCTCGTCCCACGGCAGCATGCTGGATTCGCCGGCCACGCCGTCGGCGGCCTTGGcttcgccggccgccccggcggccacCCACTCCGAACAGGCTCAGCCGCTCTCGCTCACCACCAAAGCGGAGGCGAGGGCCGCTCAGCTCGCCGGCCACGCGGCCGCTTTCCTGGCGGCCAAAGCTTCGGTCGGCCTCGGCGGTCCGGCCTCGCTCCTCTGCAGACCTTCCCCTCCGTCCCCTCCGGCCGCGCTGCAAACGCAGCCCCTTTCCTTGGTCACCAAACCGGCCGACTGA
- the TCF7L1 gene encoding transcription factor 7-like 1 isoform X2, producing the protein MPQLEAAAGDDLGAPDELIAFQDEGEEQDKGAGRGSAHGDLDELKSSLVSETENRSGAGSGSDSEAERPPPQPRESFPKPRDYLAEVVRRQHDGGFFKGPPYPGYPFLMLPELGSPYLSNGALSPGGARTYLQMKWPLLDVPAGAALKDSRSPSPARLANKVPVVQHAHPMHPLTPLITYSNDRFSPGSPPAHLSPDIDPKTGIPRPPHPPELPPYYPLSPGAVGQIPHPLGWLVPHGVCRQGQPVYSIPPGGFRHPYPALAMNASMSSLMSSRFSPHVVPPPSHGLHPPGIPHPTIVSPVVKQEPAQPGASPGASAKSPAAGKKEEEKKPHIKKPLNAFMLYMKEMRAKVVAECTLKESAAINQILGRRWHSLSREEQAKYYELARKERQLHSQLYPTWSARDNYGKKKKRKREKLAQQQSHEAEGSPASRSKKPCGQYAPAEKPCASPASSHGSMLDSPATPSAALASPAAPAATHSEQAQPLSLTTKAEARAAQLAGHAAAFLAAKASVGLGGPASLLCRPSPPSPPAALQTQPLSLVTKPAD; encoded by the exons ATGCCgcagctggaggcggcggcgggcgacgACCTGGGCGCCCCGGACGAGCTCATCGCTTTCCAGGACGAGGGCGAGGAGCAGGACAAGGGCGCCGGGCGCGGCTCGGCCCACGGCGACCTGGACGAGCTCAAGTCGTCGCTGGTCAGCGAGACCGAGAACCGCTCCggcgccggctccggctccgACTCCGAG GCGGAGCgaccccccccgcagccccgcgaAAGTTTCCCGAAGCCCCGCGATTACCTCGCCGAAG TGGTGCGACGGCAGCACGATGGGGGCTTTTTCAAGGGCCCCCCCTACCCCGGCTACCCCTTCCTGATGCTCCCCGAGCTGGGCAGCCCCTACCTCTCCAACGGCGCCCTGTCGCCCGGCGGCGCCCGCACC TACCTGCAGATGAAGTGGCCGCTGCTGGACgtgcccgccggcgccgcgctcaAGGACAGCCGGTCGCCCTCGCCGGCGCGCTTG GCCAACAAGGTGCCGGTGGTGCAGCACGCTCATCCCATGCACCCGCTGACGCCGCTCATCACCTACAGCAACGACCGCTTCTCGCCCGGCTCGCCGCCCGCGCACCTCTCGCCCGACATCGACCCCAAGACGG GTATCCCGCGGCCGCCTCACCCCCCCGAGCTGCCCCCTTACTACCCGCTGTCGCCGGGAGCCGTGGGCCAGATCCCGCACCCGCTCGGCTGGCTCGTGCCGca CGGCGTTTGCAGGCAAGGCCAGCCCGTGTACTCCATCCCTCCCGGCGGCTTTCGGCACCCCTACCCTGCCCTCGCCATGAACGCCTCCATGTCCAG CTTGATGTCGAGCCGCTTCTCGCCCCACGTGGTGCCGCCGCCGAGCCACGGGCTTCACCCGCCGGGCATCCCGCATCCCACCATCGTCTCGCCCGTCGTGAAGCAGGAGCCGGCTCAgcccggcgccagccccggcgccaGCGC GAAATCCCCGGCGgcggggaagaaggaggaggagaagaagcccCACATCAAGAAGCCGCTCAACGCCTTCATGCTCTACATGAAGGAGATGAGGGCCAAGGTGGTGGCCGAGTGCACGCTGAAGGAGAGCGCCGCCATCAACCAGATCCTGGGCCGGCGG TGGCACTCGCTGTCGCGGGAGGAGCAGGCCAAGTACTACGAGCTGGCGCGCAAGGAGCGGCAGCTGCACTCGCAGCTCTACCCGACCTGGTCCGCCCGCGACAACTAC GGCAAGAAGAAGAAGCGGAAGCGCGAGAAGCTGGCGCAGCAGCAAAGCCACGAGGCCGAGG GTTCGCCGGCCTCCAGGAGCAAGAAGCCGTGCGGGCAGTACGCGCCGGCCGAGAAGCCCTGCGCCAGCCCGGCCTCGTCCCACGGCAGCATGCTGGATTCGCCGGCCACGCCGTCGGCGGCCTTGGcttcgccggccgccccggcggccacCCACTCCGAACAGGCTCAGCCGCTCTCGCTCACCACCAAAGCGGAGGCGAGGGCCGCTCAGCTCGCCGGCCACGCGGCCGCTTTCCTGGCGGCCAAAGCTTCGGTCGGCCTCGGCGGTCCGGCCTCGCTCCTCTGCAGACCTTCCCCTCCGTCCCCTCCGGCCGCGCTGCAAACGCAGCCCCTTTCCTTGGTCACCAAACCGGCCGACTGA
- the TCF7L1 gene encoding transcription factor 7-like 1 isoform X1, which yields MPQLEAAAGDDLGAPDELIAFQDEGEEQDKGAGRGSAHGDLDELKSSLVSETENRSGAGSGSDSEAERPPPQPRESFPKPRDYLAEVVRRQHDGGFFKGPPYPGYPFLMLPELGSPYLSNGALSPGGARTYLQMKWPLLDVPAGAALKDSRSPSPARLANKVPVVQHAHPMHPLTPLITYSNDRFSPGSPPAHLSPDIDPKTGIPRPPHPPELPPYYPLSPGAVGQIPHPLGWLVPHSGVCRQGQPVYSIPPGGFRHPYPALAMNASMSSLMSSRFSPHVVPPPSHGLHPPGIPHPTIVSPVVKQEPAQPGASPGASAKSPAAGKKEEEKKPHIKKPLNAFMLYMKEMRAKVVAECTLKESAAINQILGRRWHSLSREEQAKYYELARKERQLHSQLYPTWSARDNYGKKKKRKREKLAQQQSHEAEGSPASRSKKPCGQYAPAEKPCASPASSHGSMLDSPATPSAALASPAAPAATHSEQAQPLSLTTKAEARAAQLAGHAAAFLAAKASVGLGGPASLLCRPSPPSPPAALQTQPLSLVTKPAD from the exons ATGCCgcagctggaggcggcggcgggcgacgACCTGGGCGCCCCGGACGAGCTCATCGCTTTCCAGGACGAGGGCGAGGAGCAGGACAAGGGCGCCGGGCGCGGCTCGGCCCACGGCGACCTGGACGAGCTCAAGTCGTCGCTGGTCAGCGAGACCGAGAACCGCTCCggcgccggctccggctccgACTCCGAG GCGGAGCgaccccccccgcagccccgcgaAAGTTTCCCGAAGCCCCGCGATTACCTCGCCGAAG TGGTGCGACGGCAGCACGATGGGGGCTTTTTCAAGGGCCCCCCCTACCCCGGCTACCCCTTCCTGATGCTCCCCGAGCTGGGCAGCCCCTACCTCTCCAACGGCGCCCTGTCGCCCGGCGGCGCCCGCACC TACCTGCAGATGAAGTGGCCGCTGCTGGACgtgcccgccggcgccgcgctcaAGGACAGCCGGTCGCCCTCGCCGGCGCGCTTG GCCAACAAGGTGCCGGTGGTGCAGCACGCTCATCCCATGCACCCGCTGACGCCGCTCATCACCTACAGCAACGACCGCTTCTCGCCCGGCTCGCCGCCCGCGCACCTCTCGCCCGACATCGACCCCAAGACGG GTATCCCGCGGCCGCCTCACCCCCCCGAGCTGCCCCCTTACTACCCGCTGTCGCCGGGAGCCGTGGGCCAGATCCCGCACCCGCTCGGCTGGCTCGTGCCGca CAGCGGCGTTTGCAGGCAAGGCCAGCCCGTGTACTCCATCCCTCCCGGCGGCTTTCGGCACCCCTACCCTGCCCTCGCCATGAACGCCTCCATGTCCAG CTTGATGTCGAGCCGCTTCTCGCCCCACGTGGTGCCGCCGCCGAGCCACGGGCTTCACCCGCCGGGCATCCCGCATCCCACCATCGTCTCGCCCGTCGTGAAGCAGGAGCCGGCTCAgcccggcgccagccccggcgccaGCGC GAAATCCCCGGCGgcggggaagaaggaggaggagaagaagcccCACATCAAGAAGCCGCTCAACGCCTTCATGCTCTACATGAAGGAGATGAGGGCCAAGGTGGTGGCCGAGTGCACGCTGAAGGAGAGCGCCGCCATCAACCAGATCCTGGGCCGGCGG TGGCACTCGCTGTCGCGGGAGGAGCAGGCCAAGTACTACGAGCTGGCGCGCAAGGAGCGGCAGCTGCACTCGCAGCTCTACCCGACCTGGTCCGCCCGCGACAACTAC GGCAAGAAGAAGAAGCGGAAGCGCGAGAAGCTGGCGCAGCAGCAAAGCCACGAGGCCGAGG GTTCGCCGGCCTCCAGGAGCAAGAAGCCGTGCGGGCAGTACGCGCCGGCCGAGAAGCCCTGCGCCAGCCCGGCCTCGTCCCACGGCAGCATGCTGGATTCGCCGGCCACGCCGTCGGCGGCCTTGGcttcgccggccgccccggcggccacCCACTCCGAACAGGCTCAGCCGCTCTCGCTCACCACCAAAGCGGAGGCGAGGGCCGCTCAGCTCGCCGGCCACGCGGCCGCTTTCCTGGCGGCCAAAGCTTCGGTCGGCCTCGGCGGTCCGGCCTCGCTCCTCTGCAGACCTTCCCCTCCGTCCCCTCCGGCCGCGCTGCAAACGCAGCCCCTTTCCTTGGTCACCAAACCGGCCGACTGA